One Desulfonatronovibrio magnus genomic window, GATTTTGTGGGAGGTTTAAGCAAAAGGGACAGTCCTGCTGCAAAAATGCAGGCTATTCCAGCTATAGTAAAGGATGTTGACCAGGTAGATATATCCCCGGCTCCTGCAGCGTCTCTGAAGTATCCGGCAATCTGCGGTCCGGCCACCCCGGCCAGTCCAAAAGACAAAAATATCCATCCATAATTGGTGCCCAGATTTTTGCTGCCGAAATAGTCTGCTGTGGCAGCAGGAAACAGGGCAAAATTGCCTCCAAAATTGAAACCAATAATCGCCGCAGCCAGAATAAAGCTGCTTACAGCAGTGCCCATTTCAAAAAATACCAGCATGATGAATGCTTGAAAGCAGCACATCATAAGTAAAGACCATTTCCTGCCGAGACGATCAGAAATTCCACCCCAGATAACTCTACCGAGACCATTGAATATGGCGTACCAGGCCATGGCTGTACCTGCTATGGCTGCAGCCTGGGCCGGACCATCAACAGCTTGTGCCGCCTGCAGCGCGTCAATACCGAAAAGACTTATGCTGTAAATAACCATCAGACCTGCCAGGGCAGTGCTGAAAAACATTATCCACAACATATAAAACTGTGGCTTGCCCAGCATTTCTCTTGTAGTGAACTCTAAATTGCTTGACTCAGCAAAGGGTTGCTCTTTGGACTGGGTTGGATGGGAAATACTCTGGGGAGCATAGCCCTCAGGGGGATTTAACATTACCATGCTGCCCAATGCCACGAAAATCAAAAATATCAGGCCATAGATTAAAAAGACAGACTGAACGCCCGGCAATGAAAACAGGCTGGTAGTATAAAGCAAACCTCCAAACCAGCTTCCGGCAAGCTTCACCCATAATGTGGCCCCAAAACCAAAGCCTGCCACAGCAATGCCTGAAATAAGACCTTTTTTATCAGGGAACCATTTAATGCCAACAGCAATGGGAACAACATAAGCCATGCCAATGCCTGCGCCGCCAATCACTCCAATGAAAAAGAGTTGCCCCAGGAAAGTGCTGCCCAGGAGGCCTCCGAGAATATAACCAGTTCCAAGAACCGTTCCTCCGGCCAGAGCAATAATTCTTGGGCCAAATTTGACCTGAAGCCTTCCAGCAATGATCATACTCACAGCAAAGCACAGCAAACCAACAGAAAAGATCCAGGCAGCCTGCTGGGCAGTGAAACCGTATTCTCCTCCCTGGGATACCGACAGGGTTAATAACCCGGTAAAAGCGCTCCAGGCATAAATTGTTCCAAGACAGAACTGTATGATGATGGCTCCGGCAACAACGAACCACCGTCTGTTGCCTTGAGCAAGAAAGTCTGATAATCTGTGCATAATGTCCTTATTAATAATTGTTGTTGCAGAGTTGATGCTCGTGCTGGCGAATCAGTTGAGCTATCAGTTTTGAGGTCACATATCAAGTTGTGGTTCTCAGTGTTTGGAATAAACTTTTAAGCCCTTTAGAGGCGATCCACCCGGGGGCAGGGAGCGAAGCTGTGAGTAACTGTCTGTAAAGTGGAGCCTGCATCCTGCAGGCTATTTAATTCCAGGCGGCTGGAAGCCGCCTCCACCTTGAAGAACAGTCCCATATACCACTCGTTCCCAGGCTCCAGCCTGGGGGCGTTTAGTTCTTGCGGCTCCAGCCGCTTCTTCAAAATTGGCTGGAGCCTGGGAACAAGAAAATCAGCCTTAGCACGAGATTGCTTCGCTTCGCTCGCAACAAGGATTGCCGCGCTCGCCCCAGTTGAATGGCTGCGCCTACACTGGGTGTATTCAACGAGGTAAAAAGACTCGCTCGCAATGACACCTGAGCTGTCAGGGATGTGGTTGCTCAAAATCTGTCACCAACGAGGGAGCCCAAGCGACCGAAGCAATGTGTATGGTAAAACTGTAATGCTTTGATTTTATTATAAAAATGGTTTTAGTTTCGTGTAAATGATAAACAAACAGAAAACTCTAACTGTCTGAATTTGTTTCAAAATTTAGATTATTTTATGACATGAAAAAAAGAGGTAGTATATGATACCAAAAAATACCATTAGTGTGGTAGATTTTATTGATTACTCAAAAAGTTTAGAGGTATGTCTTGATCAAATAGAAACAGGCAGTGTATTCAGGCGGCGCAAACTCATTATTATCAAGCCAAACTTAGTGAACGCGTCTCCCTTCCCCATAACAACTCCAACCGCTATTGTTGCATCTTTAATTGATTATATAAGAAAGAATTCCAAAGCACGGGTAGTAATTGCAGAAGGCTGTGGAGATGCCTGTCTGGATACTGGGGAGATATTTTCACGGCTGGGTTACACTCGCTTGTCCAAGGAAATGAATGTCGAGCTCATTGACTTGAACAAATCAAGCCTTGTCCGGCTTCATAATCCTGAGTGCAGTGTTCTGCCTGAAATATATCTTCCCAGGCAGACCATGAAAGGTTTTTTGATATCAGTGCCTGTGCTCAAGCGCCATTCACTGGCCCAGGTTACTTTATCCATGAAAAATATGCTGGGTCTTGCTCCGCCAAGTCATTATCAGCAGGGTGGAAGCTGGAAAAAATCATTTTTTCATGGTCAGATGCATCGTTCAATTTTTGACCTTAACCTTTACCGCAAACCTGATCTGTCCATTATTGACGCAACAGTCGGTATGGCTGAGTATCATTTGGGGGGCAGAACATGTGAACCTCCGATAAATAAACTTGTTGCAGGCTTTGATCCAGTTGCTGTAGATTCCACGGGTGCACATCTGTTGGGCCTTCACTGGAAAGAAATCCCGCATATCTGCATGGCGCATGGTGTACTTGGTCATGCACTGGAACCAGGCAGTACTGATGTGCTGATTTAAAAGATGCTGAAATGAGTAAGTTTTTTGTAGCAGTTTAGCCATTTGCATGTGGCACGGCTTCCTGCCCGGAGGCATACAGCCCGGAGGGGGACTGGCTCTCCCAGCCCTTGTTTTATTAAGTCTGTGTTTTACATCAACAAAAAACAAGGGCTGGTCTTGCCTGTCCCCTGCTTTCCTTAGAAGCTCCTCACTCGGGCGGCCCGGGACCGAAACTGTGAGTAACTAAAAAATCAGCCTTAGCACGTTTGAGATTGCCGCGCTCGAAGACTCGCTCGCAATGACACCTGAGCTGACAGGGATGTGGTAGCTGAAAACCTGTCATTGCGAGGGAGCCTAAGCGACCGAAGCAATCTGTATCGTAAAACCGTAATGCTCTGAATTTATTGCATATACGTTTGTAGTTACTTAGAAGGGCTAAACTATTACAGTTTTTTGCTGCTGTTAGATCCTTGTTTAAATTTGGTTGTGGGCACAGTCTGCATTAGCTTGATGCTGGTGTGTAAATTTTCAATTTATTGCTTTAGATGCCAGCACATAAGTTTCGCTGCAGTGCTATTGTAACAGGAGGAAGATGTATGATAAATAAGTTTTTAGTCTTAATGTTTATGACTGTTGTATTTTCAGGTATTTCAGGGTGTTGTCCCTGGAAAGACAGCTCAGTTGTGCTGCCAAAGATTGATGATGAAGGTACAGTAATGCCTTCAAAACTTGCGGGGCCTTTTCGCTGGGAGCTTTATTTTATTAAAAGCGAGCAGGTGGATAAACAGCCTGACGGGCAAAGAGTGCCATATATCAGGTTTGATGAGGAAAAAAACCGGGCCTTTGGGTTTTCAGGGTGTAACCGATTTACCGGAGGATTTACAGCAGGTAAGGATAGCAGCCTGACCTTTTCACACATAGCATCCACCAAAATGGCCTGTAAAGATATGCATATTGAGCAGAAATTTCTTCAGGTTCTAAGTAACACCCGAAGCTATAAATTTATTATTCAGGGTCGACTTCAGCTTATCGGACATGATTCCGATGTACTGGCTGAGTTTGCAGCAATTATTTCTGAACAGTGATCCTGAATATCTGTTGACATCTCAGCAGATCGTCTGGTGAGAAGCCAACAACAAGGAACCAAGAACCAAGAAACAAGAACTATCAACACTCAAGTTGTCCTGTTTATGTTCTGAAAAAGAGTATACATTTTTTTCCATTAGAAAGAAATCAGTTTTTTGATAGGGATCATGTAGATATACAGATATGCCCTGAGCCAATATCATGGAGCCGACACAGCAGGCCCTGATGCAGAAAAGGGGTGAGAACATGTCCGGGGTATTGTGTGATGGCTTAGCAGGGTGTTGAATAAGTTATTATCAGGCAGGTGATTTAATTGTGCAGGGCAAGATACAGATTTATTTAAAAAGTTCCGCTCAGGTCCAGGTATAGAACCTCAATTTTACCCTTGTAATACACTTTAAAGAAATATACTTAACAGTTAGCAGCTTAGCCCTTTGTGTGTGTGGAGGGGGACTGGCTCTTTCTTAAACAACTGGGAGCATTTTAAACAGGAAATCTTACATAAATTGGCACCTTGTCAAAACCGGGGTGTGGACTGCCCCGGGGAATGGTTTTTACTGAAAGAGGAGATGGGTCTTTGAAGGGAGATCTGCATCAGGAAATTCTTCTGGAAATGGCTCTGTCCATCAGCGGCGAGTTTGAACTGGAAGTGCTGCTCAAAAATTCTCTTCCAATTTTTCTGCGCAAACTTAATTGCAGCCTGGCCGGAGTGGTTCAGCAAGATGTTCATGTCCTGCATACAAGCCTGGTATTACCAAGGGTCATGCATGACCAGCCTTTATGGGAAGATTTGGTCAATGCTCTTATTCAAAAGGCGGCCAGCCAGGATCAAGATAATTTTGTGGAGGTACTGAAGCGAGAACAGGGGCTTTATTATGGCTTCAGTCTTTCCGGCTTTGGAATGCTCATCCTGGGTCGTAAAACTGTATTTGACCCTGCATTTCTCAATGAATTGAAACATATTATAAAAATGCTGTCCAGAGCATGCAGAGCCTGTATGGAGGCTTTGCAGCGCAGACAGGCAGAGCAGACTTTACAGATGGTTCAAGCTCAGCAGAAAGCTTTGCTGGATAATCTGCCTTTTTCAGCCTGGCTCAAAGACACTCAGGGAAATTATCTCGCGGTTAACGAGTTCTTTTGCCGCGAAAGTGGTCTGTCCCGGAAGGATATCCTGGGTAAAAATGCCCTGCAGGTCTGGCCGGAATCCACTGGACGGCGCTATGTGCAGCAGGACACCAGAATAATGCAGAGCGGTGATAAAATGAACTGGGAAGATTTGATCCAGGAACAAGGCAGCAAAAAATGGGTGGAATTCTACAAGACTCCGATATTTGATTCAGATGGCAATATAGTTGGGCTTTGCGGATTCAAGCGGGACATTACCGAAAGAAAGCGCATGGAAGAGTCTCTGCGCAAGAGCCAGGAGCTTTACAGAGGAATAGTGGAATCCCAGACGGACATGGTGGTTCGAGTTGATGAAAAGGGACGTTTTACCTATGTCAATGATGCCTATTGTCAGGCCTTTGGAAAGACCAGGGAAGAACTTATCGGCAGTACCTTTATGCCTTTGATACACAAAGATGACCTGGAACCGACCATGGAAGCAATGAAGCTGCTTGAGGTTCCTCCATACCGTGCATACATGGAACAGCGTGCTAAAACTGTGCATGGCTGGCGCTGGCTGGCCTGGGAGGATTATGCCATCAGGGATAAAGAAGGCAGGATATCCGAAATCCAGGGGGTTGGAAGGGATATTACGGCTCAAAAGGAAGCTGAAAAAGATCTTAAAACCAAGGCTGACTTAGAAGCGGTCATAGCCAGGATATCCTCAAGATTTGTAAACCTTGGTGCTGAAAACATCGATGAAGCGATACTTTCCAGTCTTCGTGAAATGGGCGAGTTTCTAAGCATGGACAGAGTTTATGTGTTTGAGTTTGAAACCAGCCGCACCATGTTGAATAGTACTTACGAGTGGTGCTCTCCAGGTATTGCTTCCCAGTCGCAATATCTCCAGAATGTGCCGGCAGGCGTGGTTTCTTCCTGGATGGAAAAAATGTTTTTTTTTGATGATGCCCTTATTGAAGATGTCTCTAAGGTGACCATGCTGGATACTGCAAATGATTTAAGTCTGCCGGAGGAGGAATGTGCACCCTCCATTGTTGTGCCTCTGATCTGGGAAAGTTCCCTTGAGGGATTTATCTGTTTTGATTCAAAGGACCAAAAACAGGATTGGAACGATAAGGGAGCCGTGCCTTTTTATATGCTGGCAGGCATTCTTGTGAACTCCCTGAAGCGCAAAGAGACTGAAGAGCAGCTTCGCCAGAGCCGCAATGAACTGCGCCATCTGAACGCCACTCTGGAACAGAAAGTGGAAGAGCGCAGCCGTCAGCTGGGAGAAGTCCAGCAGAGGCTGATTCTTGGAGAAAGGATGGCGGCTATTGGTCAGCTCGCTGCGGGAATAGCCCATGAGCTCAACAATCCTGTTGGATTTGTTTCCATGAATTTTGAGACTCTGCAGGAAGAGATTCAGATTATCGTTGAGGTTGTACAAAGCTACAAAAAGGCATTGGGGGCAGTACCCGGCTCCCGGGAACAGGAAAGACTTCTGTCCCAGGCATTTGAGCTTGAAAAAAAATATTCTCTGGATTTTGTTTTGAGCGATCTGGATAAGCTTTTTGAGCAGTCCAGGGATGGATTCCAACGCATTTCAAAGATTGTTAACAGCATGCGCAATTTTTCCAGGAGTGACTCTGGAGAAGAATTTATATTGTTTGATCTTAACAGAGGACTTAGAGATACTCTGGTCCTGGCTCATAACAATTATAAGAATCATGCCGAAATTCAGACCGAACTTAATGCTATACCCGAGATAGAATGCGTACCCGGGGAAATTAACCAGGTATTTTTAAATATTGTAGTTAACGCGGCCCAGGCCTTAGAAGATGCCCATATGCCCCGGCCAGGGACTATTAAAGTTCGCACATGGGCTGATGATAACCATGTATACTGTGATATTTTTAACGATGGCCCTACAATTGAAGAGGAAGTCCGCAAGCGTATATTTGACGCTTTTTTTACCACCAAACCTACCGGCAGGGGGACAGGACTGGGGCTGAGCATTTCTTATGATATTATTGTCCGCAAGCATAATGGAATTTTAAGTGTGGACAGCAATGAACAGGATGGCACTACGTTTCACATTGTTCTGCCGGTCAGGCAAAAGAGAGGTTAGTCGTTATCTATAGCAGTCTTCGTCCGCAAACTGGTCATGGGATTCTGATCTACTTCAGTAACTTCAAAAAAAACTGGACCCCGGATCAAGTCCGGGGTGACGGTTATTGCAGGTTTTTAATCTTTAGAGTCATTCCGGCGAAAGCCGAAATCCAGGTTTTGATGGGTATAAGTTACTCCCAGGTTCGGTCCCAGATCACCCGGGTGAGGAGCTTACAAATTATTTACACAGGGTTATATTAAAAACACAGAGTCAGAATATGCGAGAATCTATAGAAGCACGGAAAATTGATGGTCTTGAAAGCATCAACCTCTTATTTGTGGATGATGAGATAGCAATACTGGATTCATTGAAGCGCCTTCTCATGAGAGAGCCCTATGGGAAATTTTTTGCAAATTCTGCAGCCGAGGGTCTGGATATAATCGAAGCTGAAGATGTGCATGTAGTAGTTTCTGATGTAAAAATGCCTGTAATGGATGGCATGACCTTTTTGAAGGAGGTACGCAGGCGCAAGCCGCAGATAGTGCGCATGGTTTTAAGCGGTGCAGCTGACCTGGATCAGATCGTGGACTCCATAAACAATGGAGAGGTGTATCGTTACATCCTCAAGCCAATTCAGATAGTGAAGGAATTCAGGGCTACCCTTCTGCAGGCAGTGGAGCTTTACAATATCAAGCAGCAACGCTTTCAGCTTTTTGAAGAATTGCAGGCCAGCAATACAAAATTGCGGGAATGGCAGCAGAAAATGCAAAAAGAGCTTGGACTGGCCGGTGCTTTGCAGCGCAAGGTTTTATCAGTTGCCCCTTACATCGACTCACAGATGGAGATTTTCAGTGCCTATGAGCCCCATATTTCGGTTGGTGGGGACCTTTTTGATGTGTTCAGCCTGTCCGGAGGCAAAGTCTGTGTTATCATAGGGGACGTGGCCGGTCATGGCGTGGCCCCGGCCATGCTGTCCATGCTGTTGCGGGTTCTGGCCGGTGAAACAGCCCAGGCCATGCATGATAAGGGACCAGCAGCTGTGTGCAATGTCATACACCAGCGTTTTCTGCAATATGTTCAGGATCCGGAGTTTTATGCAACCCTGTTCATGGGCTTTTTTGAGCCGGACATATCTGCCTGGCGCTGCATAAGCTGCGGTCACCCCCAGGCTTTTGTTTATCCTCAAAACCCGGATATTGACTTGAACAAGGGAGTGTATCCTGTCGGCCTGGCCATAGGACCATCAGAAATAGCTGACAGTTCTGATGAAATCATTCTTCCAGTTCATGCGGGAATGAATATCGTACTTTATACAGACGGTCTTGTGGAGTCTCACAAGACATCACCCAATGAAAGTTGCCCAGCAATCGATCTGTCCAAGGTCATCAGCACAACTCTGGAATCAAGAGCTCTTAATCCCGCCAGACGGATTATGGAAAAGGTGCAGGACCATGGATGCGAGCTCAACAAT contains:
- a CDS encoding L-lactate MFS transporter, giving the protein MHRLSDFLAQGNRRWFVVAGAIIIQFCLGTIYAWSAFTGLLTLSVSQGGEYGFTAQQAAWIFSVGLLCFAVSMIIAGRLQVKFGPRIIALAGGTVLGTGYILGGLLGSTFLGQLFFIGVIGGAGIGMAYVVPIAVGIKWFPDKKGLISGIAVAGFGFGATLWVKLAGSWFGGLLYTTSLFSLPGVQSVFLIYGLIFLIFVALGSMVMLNPPEGYAPQSISHPTQSKEQPFAESSNLEFTTREMLGKPQFYMLWIMFFSTALAGLMVIYSISLFGIDALQAAQAVDGPAQAAAIAGTAMAWYAIFNGLGRVIWGGISDRLGRKWSLLMMCCFQAFIMLVFFEMGTAVSSFILAAAIIGFNFGGNFALFPAATADYFGSKNLGTNYGWIFLSFGLAGVAGPQIAGYFRDAAGAGDISTWSTSFTIAGIACIFAAGLSLLLKPPTKSQG
- a CDS encoding DUF362 domain-containing protein, with the protein product MIPKNTISVVDFIDYSKSLEVCLDQIETGSVFRRRKLIIIKPNLVNASPFPITTPTAIVASLIDYIRKNSKARVVIAEGCGDACLDTGEIFSRLGYTRLSKEMNVELIDLNKSSLVRLHNPECSVLPEIYLPRQTMKGFLISVPVLKRHSLAQVTLSMKNMLGLAPPSHYQQGGSWKKSFFHGQMHRSIFDLNLYRKPDLSIIDATVGMAEYHLGGRTCEPPINKLVAGFDPVAVDSTGAHLLGLHWKEIPHICMAHGVLGHALEPGSTDVLI
- a CDS encoding META domain-containing protein, with the translated sequence MINKFLVLMFMTVVFSGISGCCPWKDSSVVLPKIDDEGTVMPSKLAGPFRWELYFIKSEQVDKQPDGQRVPYIRFDEEKNRAFGFSGCNRFTGGFTAGKDSSLTFSHIASTKMACKDMHIEQKFLQVLSNTRSYKFIIQGRLQLIGHDSDVLAEFAAIISEQ
- a CDS encoding PAS domain-containing sensor histidine kinase; protein product: MKGDLHQEILLEMALSISGEFELEVLLKNSLPIFLRKLNCSLAGVVQQDVHVLHTSLVLPRVMHDQPLWEDLVNALIQKAASQDQDNFVEVLKREQGLYYGFSLSGFGMLILGRKTVFDPAFLNELKHIIKMLSRACRACMEALQRRQAEQTLQMVQAQQKALLDNLPFSAWLKDTQGNYLAVNEFFCRESGLSRKDILGKNALQVWPESTGRRYVQQDTRIMQSGDKMNWEDLIQEQGSKKWVEFYKTPIFDSDGNIVGLCGFKRDITERKRMEESLRKSQELYRGIVESQTDMVVRVDEKGRFTYVNDAYCQAFGKTREELIGSTFMPLIHKDDLEPTMEAMKLLEVPPYRAYMEQRAKTVHGWRWLAWEDYAIRDKEGRISEIQGVGRDITAQKEAEKDLKTKADLEAVIARISSRFVNLGAENIDEAILSSLREMGEFLSMDRVYVFEFETSRTMLNSTYEWCSPGIASQSQYLQNVPAGVVSSWMEKMFFFDDALIEDVSKVTMLDTANDLSLPEEECAPSIVVPLIWESSLEGFICFDSKDQKQDWNDKGAVPFYMLAGILVNSLKRKETEEQLRQSRNELRHLNATLEQKVEERSRQLGEVQQRLILGERMAAIGQLAAGIAHELNNPVGFVSMNFETLQEEIQIIVEVVQSYKKALGAVPGSREQERLLSQAFELEKKYSLDFVLSDLDKLFEQSRDGFQRISKIVNSMRNFSRSDSGEEFILFDLNRGLRDTLVLAHNNYKNHAEIQTELNAIPEIECVPGEINQVFLNIVVNAAQALEDAHMPRPGTIKVRTWADDNHVYCDIFNDGPTIEEEVRKRIFDAFFTTKPTGRGTGLGLSISYDIIVRKHNGILSVDSNEQDGTTFHIVLPVRQKRG
- a CDS encoding SpoIIE family protein phosphatase → MRESIEARKIDGLESINLLFVDDEIAILDSLKRLLMREPYGKFFANSAAEGLDIIEAEDVHVVVSDVKMPVMDGMTFLKEVRRRKPQIVRMVLSGAADLDQIVDSINNGEVYRYILKPIQIVKEFRATLLQAVELYNIKQQRFQLFEELQASNTKLREWQQKMQKELGLAGALQRKVLSVAPYIDSQMEIFSAYEPHISVGGDLFDVFSLSGGKVCVIIGDVAGHGVAPAMLSMLLRVLAGETAQAMHDKGPAAVCNVIHQRFLQYVQDPEFYATLFMGFFEPDISAWRCISCGHPQAFVYPQNPDIDLNKGVYPVGLAIGPSEIADSSDEIILPVHAGMNIVLYTDGLVESHKTSPNESCPAIDLSKVISTTLESRALNPARRIMEKVQDHGCELNNDDCSVLTINHVDMKDILWSGRVELSLVYAEKIARDIHDLFLEQGWADSFAWSVRMVVHEFAVNIIDHSGLSQGQDFYLSVRLKEGLCRIVFLDKGKEWDYLSTKSLMHKNPLYSERGRGLEILSQLCRDVLIFRRSGVNHSLFTVINDDAASIVKS